Proteins encoded by one window of Aulosira sp. FACHB-615:
- a CDS encoding cache and HAMP domain-containing protein yields MKVIHRLFYIPGWTIATKISVALISAVFIPMTFTAYYNLRESLERVETAEYRKLELLANNTASRLDQMLIDIQRLVIQVSGDLDVVDFLSADTLEKRKKFGIRLQKTLRNIHHANPDFDAAYIIDRQGLCIAATDSTFIGQNYAFRQYYKSAIQGKTYISSILIGKTTRRPGLYFSAPVKSEKGKILGVVVLKVKGEGIWTIVNSLKPANQSYAFLIDKEGMIISHPDKSILYNTIFPISPDKSKQLLSNLGNIFPSINSLNIPELKAIVRAKDAGHTSYYSPIENQQMIVGFAPMKIEPWVLGISQSRQQFEAPLYRLIIFNISSVFIVGGITTIVALWLSSRISRPIRGLTAAAQALEKETFNQEAHHILVQAAHSHDDIGQLVRVYMNMAETVRTRNQNLKMQVKELRIEIDETKRTRYVEEITGNEHFENIQKKIAKIKQGTLVASETEIGYYDRLHNQVQSLKQRTVVNITQKLPN; encoded by the coding sequence ATGAAAGTAATTCATCGGTTGTTTTACATACCTGGCTGGACAATCGCTACTAAAATTTCTGTGGCTTTAATATCCGCAGTTTTTATCCCAATGACCTTCACAGCATATTACAATCTACGAGAGAGCTTAGAGCGTGTAGAAACTGCTGAATATCGTAAGTTGGAGCTATTAGCTAATAATACTGCCAGTCGCCTCGATCAAATGCTCATTGATATTCAACGTCTGGTAATTCAAGTAAGTGGCGACCTCGATGTCGTGGATTTTTTATCTGCTGACACACTTGAAAAGCGAAAAAAATTTGGCATCAGATTGCAAAAAACTCTCAGAAATATTCATCATGCTAATCCAGATTTTGATGCTGCATATATTATAGATCGTCAAGGTTTATGTATTGCTGCTACAGATTCTACATTCATCGGTCAAAACTATGCCTTTCGGCAATACTATAAGTCTGCTATCCAGGGAAAAACCTATATATCTAGTATCCTAATAGGAAAAACAACTAGAAGACCAGGCTTATATTTTTCTGCTCCTGTCAAATCAGAAAAGGGCAAGATTTTAGGAGTTGTGGTACTCAAAGTTAAAGGAGAAGGTATTTGGACAATAGTTAATTCCTTAAAGCCAGCAAATCAGAGCTATGCTTTCCTCATAGATAAGGAAGGTATGATCATTTCCCATCCAGATAAATCCATTTTATATAATACTATTTTTCCTATCTCGCCTGATAAATCTAAACAATTATTATCTAATCTGGGAAATATTTTTCCTTCGATAAATAGCCTGAATATTCCCGAACTAAAAGCTATAGTCAGAGCTAAAGATGCGGGTCATACTAGTTATTACTCCCCAATTGAAAATCAACAAATGATTGTTGGCTTTGCTCCCATGAAAATAGAGCCGTGGGTATTAGGCATAAGTCAATCTAGACAGCAGTTTGAAGCTCCTTTATATCGTCTCATAATATTTAATATTAGTAGTGTATTCATTGTGGGCGGAATTACCACAATTGTGGCTTTGTGGTTAAGTTCTCGAATTTCTCGCCCAATTCGTGGACTGACAGCAGCAGCACAAGCACTAGAAAAAGAAACCTTTAATCAGGAAGCACATCATATTTTAGTGCAAGCTGCTCATAGCCACGATGATATCGGTCAATTGGTGCGTGTCTATATGAATATGGCTGAAACTGTTAGGACGCGCAATCAGAATTTGAAAATGCAGGTAAAAGAACTAAGAATAGAAATTGACGAAACTAAAAGAACTAGATATGTGGAGGAAATCACTGGTAATGAACATTTTGAAAATATCCAGAAAAAAATTGCCAAGATTAAACAAGGCACATTAGTGGCTAGTGAAACTGAGATTGGTTACTACGATCGCCTGCATAATCAGGTGCAATCTCTCAAGCAGCGAACAGTTGTAAACATAACTCAAAAACTGCCTAATTAA